In the Granulosicoccus antarcticus IMCC3135 genome, GCTGCAGGCTGCTGCTATGGATACATTCAAGGGGAAGGGTGTGCAATTTCACCGTTTTTCGGATGAAACGATGGAAGCGTTAAGCAATGCATGGGACGAGGTGCGTACCGAAGAGTTTGCTAAAGATGAGTTGCTTCAAGAGGCATACGACTCGTTGATGAAGCATGCGGCCATGTTTGCAGAGTGGGACAAGCTTCAAGATCTGAGTTTCGCGCCAGAGTGAGAAAGGCTACCGATGCTGCACGCAGCGCGGTCCTCTGCGATAAGCTGGCCCGACCATTGATCCGATTGGGAGTGGTGGTTGGTCAGCTGAGCAGTTGGCTTGTCCTTTTCGTTATGTTGTCAGTTCTGGCAACCGTTGTGCTGAACACGCTTGGTCTTAACGAGATCATACGCTGGGAGGGCGATGTACTTCTACTCGGCGATGCGATCACTATCAATTCGATGACTGAGTTGCAATGGCATTTTTTTGGAGTTCTGACATTGTTGGGGGCCACCTACGCCCTGCATCGTGACTCGCATGTCAGGGTAGATCTTGTCTATCACAATTTAAGTCCTCGGGCTCGTGCAATTGTTGATGTAATCGGACATGTTGTTTGCTTGATTCCATTCTGTTTGATCATTGCTTGGCTGTCGATGCACTCTGTGCGCATGGCCTATATATCCGGCGAAATGTCGAATTATGGTGGCCTGTCAGACAGGTATTTGATCAAGGCGATGCTGCCTATTGGCTTGGTATTTCTAGCAATCGGTGCAGTAGGGCAGTTGCTTGCCAAGTTCGCCATCATCATTGATCCG is a window encoding:
- a CDS encoding TRAP transporter small permease subunit encodes the protein MRKATDAARSAVLCDKLARPLIRLGVVVGQLSSWLVLFVMLSVLATVVLNTLGLNEIIRWEGDVLLLGDAITINSMTELQWHFFGVLTLLGATYALHRDSHVRVDLVYHNLSPRARAIVDVIGHVVCLIPFCLIIAWLSMHSVRMAYISGEMSNYGGLSDRYLIKAMLPIGLVFLAIGAVGQLLAKFAIIIDPINFGHASTLTKGLCKY